Proteins from one Nicotiana tabacum cultivar K326 chromosome 23, ASM71507v2, whole genome shotgun sequence genomic window:
- the LOC142177358 gene encoding uncharacterized protein LOC142177358, whose product MTLSSDGTEFFGVSTTSVLDPFHPLYLYPSDTPGTMLVSVLFVGTGFGDRKEGMLISLSAKNKVQLIDGSLIEPTTNSPLYPHWQRCNNMIKAWIMNSSSKDITRIILYYKTAKVAWNNPVERYGVANISQYYSLQQSISSTSQGSFDIAIYYTKLKGYWDDLYTISLGRPCTCGAMHEFREAHKPIQFLSGLNETYSTIKSNI is encoded by the coding sequence ATGACTTTGAGTAGTGATGGAACTGAATTTTTTGGTGTTTCCACAACATCAGTCCTCGATCCTTTTCACCCTCTCTATCTTTACCCTTCCGATACCCCAGGAACCATGTTAGTATCTGTCCTCTTTGTTGGTACAGGGTTTGGGGATAGGAAGGAAGGAATGTTAATATCTTTGTCCGCAAAGAACAAAGTTCAATTAATTGATGGATCTTTAATTGAACCTACAACTAACTCTCCTCTATATCCTCATTGGCAACGATGTAATAATATGATTAAAGCATGGATAATGAATTCATCTTCTAAGGACATAACTAGAATAATCCTTTACTATAAGACTGCTAAAGTAGCCTGGAATAACCCTGTGGAAAGATATGGTGTTGCCAATATCTCCCAATATTACAGTCTTCAACAATCAATTTCTTCTACATCCCAAGGCTCATTTGACATTGCAATCTATTATACTAAACTAAAGGGGTACTGGGATGATCTATATACAATTTCTCTAGGAAGGCCTTGTACATGTGGTGCAATGCATGAGTTCCGTGAAGCACATAAACCCATTCAATTCCTATCAGGGTTAAATGAAACTTATTCTACTATTAAGAGTAACATTTAA